In Trifolium pratense cultivar HEN17-A07 linkage group LG7, ARS_RC_1.1, whole genome shotgun sequence, a genomic segment contains:
- the LOC123898679 gene encoding AP2-like ethylene-responsive transcription factor PLT1, producing the protein MVGGYDKEEKAARAYDLAALKYWGTSTTTNFPISNYEKEVEDMKHMTRQEFVAAIRRKSSGFSRGASMYRGVTRHHQHGRWQARIGRVAGNKDLYLGTFGTEEEAAEAYDIAAIKFRGLNAVTNFDMNRYDVKAILESNTLPIGGGAAKRLKEAQALECSRKREQEMIALGSSTTFQYGGIGGEGSSSSSRMQLQGYPLMQFEPLYESSIQDPSSFNQQSYIQTQLQLHQQQQSGGFYNYNGNYNIQNQQGLMNMGVMENNGGGGGYVGNNNIINVGGSGGEEVGFVKVDYDMASGGYGGWSAADASNVGAASVFTMWNDLTN; encoded by the exons atggTAGGTGGATATGATAAAGAAGAGAAAGCTGCAAGGGCTTATGATTTAGCTGCACTAAAGTATTGGGGGACATCCACCACTACAAATTTTCCA ATAAGTAACTATGAGAAGGAAGTTGAAGATATGAAGCACATGACTAGACAAGAATTTGTTGCCGCCATAAGAAG AAAGAGCAGTGGATTTTCAAGGGGTGCATCAATGTATCGTGGAGTCACAAG GCATCACCAACATGGAAGATGGCAAGCAAGAATTGGCAGAGTAGCAGGAAATAAGGATCTTTACTTAGGAACTTTTG gtACTGAAGAAGAGGCTGCAGAAGCTTATGACATAGCTGCAATAAAGTTTAGAGGATTAAACGCAGTAACAAACTTCGACATGAATCGTTACGACGTGAAAGCGATTCTTGAAAGTAATACTCTTCCAATAGGAGGAGGTGCTGCAAAACGGTTAAAAGAAGCTCAAGCTCTAGAATGTTCTAGAAAAAGAGAACAAGAGATGATAGCATTAGGCTCTAGTACTACTTTTCAATATGGAGGAATTGGAGGAGAAGGATCTTCAAGTTCAAGTAGGATGCAATTACAAGGTTACCCTTTAATGCAATTTGAACCTTTATATGAGAGTAGTATTCAAGATCCGTCGTCGTTTAATCAGCAGAGTTATATTCAAACTCAGCTTCAGTTGCATCAACAACAGCAAAGTGGAggattttataattataatgggAATTACAATATTCAGAATCAGCAGGGTTTGATGAATATGGGTGTCATGGAGAATAATGGTGGTGGAGGAGGGTATGTTgggaataataatattattaacgTAGGTGGAAGTGGAGGGGAGGAGGTTGGGTTTGTTAAGGTTGATTATGACATGGCTTCCGGAGGTTATGGAGGTTGGTCAGCGGCCGATGCTTCAAATGTTGGTGCAGCTAGTGTTTTTACAATGTGGAATGATTTGACTAATTAA